DNA from Brassica napus cultivar Da-Ae chromosome C4, Da-Ae, whole genome shotgun sequence:
AAGGAAAGAGATTTAATCTCGACTCTTCTTCAACCTAGTTCTTTTCCAACTACGGTAttatattgttgtatttttttttattcatgttattttgtaaactttttgcTTTACATATCAAATTTGCCTATCTAGTAAATTTGGTGCCTACAAAACCGGCCTCTACATGACTCGTATGTCAAACCTATCTTCCATGATTCTCCCTCTTCATTCATTAAAACAATCTCAAATCTCTTCAGCAGACCATTTGACATTGCAAACGTTTTAGGGAGATACTGCAGTTAAGAACAGTCTTCATGAATATGAATGAAACAGTTCTCACTCGAATCAAATATTACTATATATAAGTAAGGAGTAATAGTGGAAGGATTATAACCACTATGTCGCGCTTTAGATTTGAAGCCGTGACGGTGGTCATAAAGAAAGATTGGTCTGTTGAAGGGTCTGTTTCTGCCTTTggactcttcttctttcttgagACCTTCTCTGTATTACAAAGATTCTATGTCGGTAGATTTAAGTAATCTCGGGGTCATGATTCTAAATGTGGTAATAATATATCTAATACAAAACTTAAGATTTACCCTTTTTGTCCTCTTCTTCATCGCTATATCCTCCATATTGAATTTCACTGCAACTTGGTCCTAGAGCTGTGACATGGAACACTAACTCTCCTTCGTGTCTGAAAATGACAGtgtcaccaagtcggagatcaTGTCCGACAGCGAAATCTTCCCAGCCGTCAGAGAGTCTTTGGCCGTCAATTTCTACTCTCCAGGTCGTCTCTGATGCGTCTGATCTCAGCTTAGCCGTTTTACGTTTGTTATTTCTCTCTAAGTGCTTCAAAAAGAACGCAACAGGAATGTCCTGAAAACATCATGCACAAGATTTAAAAACAGAACCAACTTGATCAGAGCgacagaagaagaaacagagagtATACGAGGTGGTTGGTGAAACCGGGAAGAAGAGGTTGGAAGAAATGTGGGTTGATCGGAGAATGAAGAGGTGAATTCGCCATACTCGAACACAATTATTGaagctgtttttttttcttcttctcggaACGAATATGTTTGTGTTTGTAGACGGATGCAGAGAACAACAATAACAAAATGCCAAGAAAACACTTCTTTCATCTCAGATTTTCCAAACagtaattatttttgaaatttttttatttttttttcaacaacatTCATCATGTGAATTACTGCAACAACTTATTCGTTCAAATAAACCAAAAAGCTGTATTGGGACCAACCAAAAACACTCATGAATGGGAGATATTCATCAAATAAACCCAACTGGACAAAGGCTAATGAAAGATTCGGCACCCTATGAACCCCCCAATAATCATTCTCTAAGAGCAAGTCCATCCATTAGAACCTCTAAGGGGCTCTTATGATTAAATTAGTAGTTAATAAAGTGATTTGAGAAGTTAAGAACTTTTGTTAGTGCAAATAATTTTTTCCTCCTCCAATGGGAGAACCTCATAgggattcttaattttttttttttaagtagaatgatttaaaataaaagcatacataatttttttttaataaaaatgacataaaaGCATATCAAAAACACATAAAGTtaataatttcttaattttttttaagtagaatgatttaaaataaaagcatacataatttttttaataaaaatgacataaaagcatattaaaaatacatagaGTTAATAATAAGaacatttgttttgttaaaaaaaaaaacacaaaactgGTAACTGAAACTCTTGCTAGCCGCTTTGCAATGAATGACTAGAGTAAAGCCTTcgggtaagaaaaaaaaaacactttgatAGGCTAAGCTTGGACCGGGAGATGTGGCCAGTGGTGAGAGGATAGAGAAACAACAAAGGATAGAGCAACATTCAGATGAAAATAGCATATTGGAAaccattttaatttgttttatcaaGTCACTGGAATGTAAATGACAAACGAATAAACCCCA
Protein-coding regions in this window:
- the LOC106448610 gene encoding B3 domain-containing protein REM10-like encodes the protein MSSFCDESCISHVSLFEISFDSVISSPRLSSPIVRASTTDVQYCEKNAEYGVKVKEVNIAPNPIARGEPATFTISANTWRGITGGKLVIEVTYFGWHIHSETHDLCSETTCPVETGDFLVAHSQVLPGYTPPDIPVAFFLKHLERNNKRKTAKLRSDASETTWRVEIDGQRLSDGWEDFAVGHDLRLGDTVIFRHEGELVFHVTALGPSCSEIQYGGYSDEEEDKKEKVSRKKKSPKAETDPSTDQSFFMTTVTASNLKRDIVYLPKTFAMSNGLLKRFEIVLMNEEGESWKIGLTYESCRGRFCRHQIY